A stretch of the Odontesthes bonariensis isolate fOdoBon6 chromosome 5, fOdoBon6.hap1, whole genome shotgun sequence genome encodes the following:
- the grinab gene encoding glutamate receptor, ionotropic, N-methyl D-aspartate-associated protein 1b (glutamate binding) — protein sequence MTTEKTEYTSVEVGQSQPPLPGYTAFPTAFLMNAPGPEMHGGSTVPGTLPFPPPTAFAPVPPGAFGVAPNPQGGVSGYDNPTCPPYSPPAPGFVDNYSGNVYHNEEAPPPFHDNQDFDFGLDNKSIRRAFIRKVFLVLTAQLIVTFAFVAVFTFVEEVKSFVLVNTWTYFVSYLVFFVSVCVISCCGSVRRRHPWNLVALSILTLSMSYMVGMIASFHETESVIMAVGITAFVCFTVVIFSLQTKYDFTSCYGVLFVCLIVLIVFSILCIFIQDKILHIVYAGLGALLFTCFLAVDTQLLLGNKELALSPEEYVFAALNLYTDIINIFLYILAIVGRARGG from the exons ATGACCACCGAGAAGACAGAGTACACCTCCGTGGAGGTGGGACAGTCTCAGCCCCCTCTTCCAGGTTATACAGCGTTTCCTACCGCATTTCTCATGAATGCGCCAGGCCCGGAGATGCACGGGGGCTCCACCGTACCTGGTACTCTCCCTTTCCCTCCACCCACTGCCTTTGCGCCGGTTCCTCCTGGAGCTTTTGGAGTGGCACCTAATCCTCAAGGAGGAGTCTCAGGATATGACAACCCCACTTGCCCACCATATTCTCCACCAGCCCCAGGCTTTGTTGACAACTACAGTG GTAATGTTTACCACAACGAGGAGGCTCCGCCACCTTTTCACGACAACCAAGACTTTGATTTTGGATTAGACAACAAGAGCATTAGACGAGCCTTTATTAGAAAG GTTTTCCTCGTGTTAACGGCTCAGCTGATCGTGACGTTCGCCTTTGTGGCCGTTTTCACCTTCGTGGAAGAGGTCAAGAGTTTTGTGTTGGTGAACACCTGGACCTACTTCGTGTCCTATCTTGTGTTCTTTGTGTCAGTTTGTGTGATCAGCTGCTGTGGCAGCGTTCGTCGGAGACACCCCTGGAACCTGGTTGCTTTG TCCATCCTGACTCTCAGTATGTCGTACATGGTGGGAATGATCGCCAGCTTCCATGAGACTGAGTCAGTGATCATGGCAGTGGGCATCACAGCATTTGTGTGCTTCACAGTGGTCATCTTCTCTCTGCAG ACCAAATATGACTTCACCTCCTGTTATGGCGTGCTCTTCGTCTGTTTGATTGTCCTGATTGTCTTCAGCATCCTCTGCATTTTCATCCAAGACAAGATTCTGCACATTGTGTATGCCGGACTTGGAGCACTACTCTTCACCTGT TTCTTGGCAGTGGACACGCAGCTGCTGCTCGGAAACAAGGAGCTGGCCCTGAGCCCAGAGGAGTATGTCTTTGCTGCCCTGAACCTGTACACCGACATCATCAACATCTTCCTCTACATTCTTGCCATCGTCGGAAGAGCGAGGGGAGGCTAA
- the rbm24b gene encoding RNA-binding protein 24b — MMHSAQKDTTFTKIFVGGLPYHTTDASLRKYFEVFGDIEEAVVITDRQTGKSRGYGFVTMADRASADRACKDPNPIIDGRKANVNLAYLGAKPRVIQPGFAFGVPQIHPAFIQRPYGIPAHYVYPQAFVQPSVMIPHVQPSAATATAAAAAATSPYLDYTGAAYAQYSAAATAAAAAAAYEQYPYAASPAPTSYMTTAGYGYTVQQPLATAATPGAAAAAAAFSQYQPQQLQTDRMQ; from the exons ATGATGCACTCGGCACAGAAAGACACCACCTTCACCAAGATCTTTGTGGGGGGCCTCCCGTACCACACCACGGACGCAAGTCTCAGAAAGTACTTCGAAGTGTTTGGAGACATCGAGGAGGCTGTTGTTATCACTGATCGGCAGACGGGGAAATCCAGAGGTTATGGATTT GTGACCATGGCAGACCGGGCCTCGGCTGACCGAGCCTGTAAGGACCCCAACCCCATAATAGATGGAAGGAAAGCCAATGTGAACCTGGCCTATCTGGGGGCCAAACCCAGAGTCATTCAGCCAG GATTTGCATTTGGTGTACCTCAGATCCATCCGGCATTCATCCAAAGACCTTATGG GATCCCGGCCCACTATGTCTATCCTCAAGCCTTTGTCCAACCCAGTGTGATGATCCCTCATGTACAACCTTCTGCTGCTAcagcaacagctgctgctgctgctgcaacttCCCCATACCTTGACTATACTGGAGCAGCTTATGCCCAGTACTCTGCTGCTGCCACTGCagctgccgccgccgctgcttATGAGCAGTATCCATATGCGGCCTCGCCAGCACCAACAAGCTACATGACTACAGCAGGGTATGGATACACTGTCCAACAGCCACTCGCCACTGCTGCCACCCCgggggctgctgctgccgctgcagCCTTCAGCCAGTACCAGCCCCAGCAGCTCCAGACGGATCGCATGCAGTAA